A DNA window from Ostrea edulis chromosome 5, xbOstEdul1.1, whole genome shotgun sequence contains the following coding sequences:
- the LOC125651298 gene encoding uncharacterized protein LOC125651298: protein MRDNLLFFGLAERKNGRENCATLIDDFCENQLGLPSVSENIERAHRLGGRNEERTKPRPIVVKFASYRMREKVREKANRLAGTSFSIQEQFPKKIQEKRKMLIPIMNEARRNRKSTKLVKDKLYIDGVEYTGHSNADA from the coding sequence ATGAGggataatttattattttttggatTAGCGGAACGTAAAAATGGCAGAGAGAACTGCGCAACACTAATAGATGATTTTTGTGAGAATCAACTAGGACTTCCTTCAGTGTCCGAAAATATTGAACGAGCACATAGACTGGGTGGGCGGAACGAAGAACGGACAAAACCACGGCCCATAGTAGTGAAATTTGCCTCATACAGAATGAGAGAAAAAGTGAGGGAGAAGGCAAACAGATTAGCAGGAACATCCTTCAGTATACAGGAACAGTTTCCAAAGAAAATACAAGAGAAGAGGAAAATGTTGATTCCTATTATGAATGAAGCAAGGCGTAATAGGAAAAGTACGAAACTGGTTAAAGACAAACTCTATATTGACGGAGTCGAATACACCGGTCACTCGAATGCTGATGCATAG
- the LOC130054909 gene encoding uncharacterized protein LOC130054909 — protein sequence MRSNIEDIRSWVNENDIFVVDRGFRDSLDYLQEMGICAKMPTFLRKGEKQMSTENANTSRLVSKIRWVVESANARIKQWRYLVHILPSSQIPYIGDFVRIACAICNRYLKPLVCGATEEDQALGAKMVYLSKQVNYLQHHVEENKLDRRTVCWREVDDLTDFPCLDEEQLRLLTCGTYQLRISPSYAQEHVEGDCSIQVHREDPGLLRIKLQSRHVSSRTYLLWIQYDIGEIKAWYCKCRAGARVVGMCSHVAAVLWYLGYARHHREERMGVRNWGEFVDDATLIDDSDSSNNGDESGPEE from the exons ATGCGCAGCAATATCGAGGACATACGGAGCTGGGTCAACGAGAATGATATCTTTGTGGTTGACCGTGGATTTAGGGATTCTTTGGATTACCTCCAAGAGATGGGAATTTGTGCCAAAATGCCTACATTCTTAAGAAAAGGAGAAAAGCAAATGTCAACTGAAAATGCTAACACCAGTCGATTAGTGAGTAAG ATTCGATGGGTTGTGGAGTCAGCAAATGCTAGGATTAAACAATGGCGGTATTTAGTGCACATCCTACCATCAAGTCAAATACCTTACATCGGTGATTTTGTGAGGATTGCATGTGCCATATGCAACAG GTACTTAAAACCACTTGTCTGTGGTGCCACCGAGGAGGACCAAGCCCTGGGAGCTAAAATGGTGTACCTCTCCAAGCAAGTGAATTATCTCCAGCACCATGTGGAAGAAAACAAGCTTGATCGGCGTACAGTTTGCTGGAGGGAAGTAGATGACCTGACTGACTTCCCCTGCCTGGATGAGGAACAGCTCCGACTTCTCACTTGTGGTACCTATCAGTTGCGTATATCACCGTCATACGCTCAGGAGCATGTTGAGGGGGACTGCAGCATCCAAGTTCACAGGGAGGATCCAGGTCTTCTACGCATAAAGCTACAAAGCAGGCATGTCTCATCAAGGACCTACTTATTGTGGATACAGTACGATATAGGTGAAATAAAAGCTTGGTACTGTAAGTGCAGAGCTGGTGCACGTGTTGTAGGGATGTGTTCTCATGTCGCTGCTGTCCTGTGGTATCTAGGGTATGCTCGCCATCACAGGGAAGAAAGAATGGGAGTTCGAAACTGGGGGGAGTTTGTCGATGATGCCACACTAATTGATGATTCTGATAGTTCCAACAACGGTGATGAAAGTGGACCAGAGGagtaa
- the LOC125649866 gene encoding centriole, cilia and spindle-associated protein-like, producing the protein MVSKASEYRREYRPASLVKNIPTYYESLTYRHHRRELEYAHTPISWLSDLDDKTEAPDEEDIPVVNLKIDEKDEKRDMEKEEGMKNEEDEEINDTEEELEEEEIKKEKSVNYDEQKKPVGAQEKSDVLIERQTSESRELTKLAKNKLKKYSCTENKNNGRIKPSQDKYEIKEEFLAPKNVDEKIFVKRPRRPDRSKQILPRPKTACSSSQPQESMTRPLSSASPRPSSSASCDKPPFVLYGSGDSELKTGNKRTHNVHCSTDIYPAAVKARQQNYIRAKKLEDLRKKILLQKKKQKNIQTTKFSKETTAWHSEYQNQYPTYDKEEYARRLRALEFARARKVKCDL; encoded by the exons ATGGTATCTAAAGCATCTGAATACAGGCGAGAATACCGCCCAGCTTCTCTAGTTAAAAACATTCCTACGTATTACGAGTCACTAACGTATCGTCACCATCGCCGTGAGCTTGAGTACGCTCACACACCCATTTCTTGGTTATCAGATTTGGATGATAAAACAGAGGCACCAGATGAAGAAGATATACCTGTTGTAAACCTGAAAATAGATGAGAAAGATGAAAAAAGGGATATGGAAAAAGAAGAGGGGATGAAAAATGAAGAGGATGAGGAGATTAATGACACTGAAGAGGAATTggaagaagaggaaataaaaaaagaaaaatctgtGAATTATGATGAACAGAAAAAACCGGTTGGAGCACAAGAAAAATCAGATGTTTTGATTGAAAGGCAAACATCAGAGAGTAGGGAACTTACAAAACTAGCTAAGAATAAGCTGAAGAAATATAGCTGTACTGAGAATAAAAACAATGGCAGAATAAAGCCATCTCAAGACAAATACGAAATCAAAG AGGAATTTCTAGCACCAAAAAACGTTGATGAGAAGATATTTGTTAAAAGACCAAGGCGTCCTGACAGAAGTAAACAGATCCTACCTCGTCCCAAAACAGCCTGCTCGTCCTCTCAACCACAGGAGTCTATGACGCGTCCTTTATCATCAGCGTCTCCGAGGCCCTCCTCCTCTGCTTCCTGTGATAAACCCCCTTTTGTACTGTATGGCAGTGGTGACTCCGAACTCAAAACAGGGAACAAAAGAACTCACAATGTCCACTGTTCAACTGAT ATTTACCCAGCTGCTGTAAAAGCTAGGCAACAAAACTACATCAGAGCAAAAAAGTTGGAAGACCTAAGGAAGAAAATTCTCCTACagaaaaagaaacaaaagaacATACAAACCACTAAATTCTCCAAGGAGACTACCGCCTGGCACAGCGAGTACCAAAACCAATACCCCACCTACGACAAGGAAGAGTATGCAAGACGACTAAGGGCCCTGGAATTCGCAAGGGCTCGGAAAGTTAAATGTGATTTGTAA